A stretch of Geomonas oryzisoli DNA encodes these proteins:
- the hypD gene encoding hydrogenase formation protein HypD, translating to MNYSDSFRDKELVQGLARRIAELTKDLSKPLVFMEVCGTHTMAIYQFGLRSLLPPQVKLISGPGCPVCVTPNSYLDRAIALCRLPDVIITSFGDMLRVPGSSSSLMEERAKGADIRVVYSPLDAVQLAAKNPSKRVVFLGVGFETTAPTIAGSILAAKAQGLTNYFVLASHKTMPQPMAILSADPDLQVDGYICPAHVSAIIGADAYRFLCEEYKVPCVVTGFEPTDVLQGVELLVRQALAGESKVEIQYSRVVRWEGNAKAQAMLADVFTPFDAPWRGIGVLPGSGLRIADKYAEFDAELAIPVQVEELKEHKGCLCGEILKGKVSPFDCPLFGGKCTPESPVGACMVSSEGTCAAAFKYGR from the coding sequence ATGAACTACTCGGACAGCTTTCGCGACAAGGAACTGGTCCAGGGGCTGGCGCGGCGCATCGCCGAGCTGACCAAGGACCTGAGCAAACCGCTGGTCTTCATGGAAGTCTGCGGCACCCACACCATGGCCATCTACCAGTTCGGCCTGAGAAGCCTGCTCCCGCCGCAGGTGAAGCTCATCTCCGGCCCCGGGTGCCCGGTCTGCGTCACCCCCAACAGCTACCTCGACCGGGCCATCGCGCTGTGCCGCCTCCCTGACGTGATCATTACCAGCTTCGGTGACATGCTCCGCGTCCCCGGTTCCAGTTCGTCGCTCATGGAGGAGCGCGCCAAGGGCGCCGATATCCGGGTGGTCTACTCGCCGCTCGACGCCGTGCAGCTCGCCGCGAAGAACCCGTCCAAGCGCGTGGTCTTCCTCGGCGTCGGCTTCGAAACCACCGCCCCGACCATCGCCGGGAGCATCCTGGCGGCCAAGGCGCAGGGGCTCACCAACTATTTCGTCCTCGCCTCGCACAAGACCATGCCGCAGCCGATGGCCATCCTGTCGGCCGATCCTGATTTGCAGGTCGACGGCTACATCTGCCCGGCCCACGTAAGCGCCATCATCGGCGCCGACGCTTACCGCTTCCTGTGCGAAGAGTACAAGGTCCCCTGCGTGGTGACCGGCTTCGAGCCTACCGACGTGCTGCAGGGGGTGGAGCTCCTGGTGCGCCAGGCGCTGGCCGGTGAGAGCAAGGTGGAGATCCAGTACTCGCGCGTGGTGCGCTGGGAAGGAAACGCCAAGGCGCAGGCGATGCTGGCCGACGTTTTCACCCCCTTCGACGCCCCCTGGCGCGGCATCGGCGTGCTCCCCGGCAGCGGGCTGCGGATCGCCGACAAGTACGCCGAATTTGACGCCGAGCTGGCCATTCCGGTGCAGGTGGAAGAGCTGAAGGAGCACAAGGGGTGTCTGTGCGGCGAGATCCTGAAGGGGAAGGTGTCTCCCTTCGACTGCCCGCTTTTCGGTGGCAAGTGCACCCCCGAGTCCCCGGTCGGCGCCTGCATGGTTTCCTCCGAGGGAACCTGCGCCGCGGCCTTCAAGTACGGCCGCTAG
- the hypE gene encoding hydrogenase expression/formation protein HypE, with translation MNNDLILLGHGSGGRLSHQLLEELIIPQLSSVPVAGQNDAALLNIGGVKLAFSTDSYVVDPIFFPGGNIGDLAINGTVNDLAMMGARPLCLSVGFILEEGFSKEELARILASMREAAETAGVAIVTGDTKVVPKGKGDRIFINTSGIGAVEHNLQIDGASAQVGDKIIVNGCIGDHGIAVLSAREGLEIDSGIRTDSAALNGVVASLLPLGSALHVLRDPTRGGVATTLKEIALQSGVTITLDEKSLPINPGVKGVCSILGLDPLYVANEGKLLAIVAPEQAEEALAVMRRHPLGKDAAVIGEVTGTSSGKVQMETLVGGVRGVEMLAGEQLPRIC, from the coding sequence TTGAACAACGACCTCATCCTCCTTGGCCACGGCAGCGGCGGGAGGCTTTCGCACCAGCTCCTGGAAGAGCTCATCATCCCGCAGCTCTCCAGCGTGCCGGTGGCAGGCCAGAACGACGCGGCGCTGCTCAACATCGGCGGCGTCAAACTCGCCTTCAGCACCGATTCCTACGTAGTCGACCCCATCTTCTTCCCCGGCGGCAACATCGGCGACCTCGCCATCAACGGCACGGTCAACGACCTCGCCATGATGGGTGCACGCCCGTTGTGCCTCTCCGTCGGCTTCATCCTCGAGGAAGGATTTTCCAAGGAGGAACTGGCCCGCATCCTCGCCTCAATGCGCGAGGCGGCTGAGACCGCCGGGGTCGCCATCGTAACCGGCGACACCAAGGTGGTTCCCAAGGGAAAGGGTGACCGCATCTTCATCAACACCTCGGGTATCGGGGCCGTCGAGCACAACCTGCAGATCGACGGCGCGTCGGCGCAGGTCGGCGACAAGATCATCGTCAACGGCTGCATCGGCGACCACGGCATCGCCGTCCTCTCCGCTCGTGAAGGGCTGGAAATCGACAGCGGCATCCGGACCGACTCGGCCGCACTGAACGGCGTGGTGGCAAGCCTCTTGCCCCTGGGGAGCGCGCTGCACGTGCTGCGCGACCCGACCCGCGGCGGCGTGGCGACGACGCTCAAGGAGATCGCCCTGCAATCGGGGGTGACCATCACGCTGGACGAGAAGAGCCTCCCCATCAACCCGGGGGTCAAGGGGGTCTGCTCCATTCTCGGGCTCGATCCGCTCTACGTCGCTAACGAGGGAAAACTGCTGGCAATCGTGGCACCGGAGCAGGCCGAGGAGGCCCTGGCGGTGATGCGCCGGCATCCCCTCGGAAAGGATGCCGCCGTCATCGGCGAGGTCACCGGGACCTCATCCGGCAAGGTGCAGATGGAAACCCTGGTTGGTGGGGTGAGGGGAGTGGAGATGCTGGCGGGGGAACAACTGCCGCGCATCTGCTGA
- a CDS encoding PilZ domain-containing protein gives MYKEKRNFARLALHAKANLHQGEHTIEGEVENLSMKGVFVTAARKLELNDTVAVTIYHTLTPQVLCDLKAKVVRITDQGMGLQFEKTLLD, from the coding sequence ATGTACAAAGAAAAAAGAAACTTCGCCAGGCTGGCCTTACACGCAAAAGCGAACCTCCACCAGGGAGAGCACACCATCGAGGGGGAGGTCGAAAACCTCAGCATGAAAGGTGTGTTCGTTACGGCGGCACGGAAGCTGGAGCTGAACGACACGGTAGCCGTGACCATCTACCACACGCTGACGCCGCAGGTGCTGTGCGACCTGAAGGCCAAAGTGGTCAGGATCACCGACCAGGGGATGGGACTTCAATTTGAAAAGACCCTTCTCGACTGA
- a CDS encoding aspartate aminotransferase family protein codes for MTEDERLVQRAFAVLAPPAHHYYPITIAHGKGTEVVSRDGRRFLDFSSGLAVLNLGHNHPKVMQAVHEQADRYLHAGGIYYSEATILAAEELVSVTPDGLDMLFFGNSGAEAVEGALKAARYTSGRQAIIACTGGFHGRTMGALSLTSSSSAYRRRYHPLVPSVYHVSYPACFICSCGMNAEACGGKCLEELDRLFQRQIPPEEVAAIVVEPFLGEGGYYPAPKTYLKGLRKICDEYGILLIFDEVQSGIGRTGKWFCCEHAGVKPDILVTAKALASGLPLGAVVASQALMKRWDSPSHGSTFGGNPVSCAAALATLRVIKEEGLLDRACVAGARMVSYLQEVAMHNPSIGEVRGMGCMIGVEFVDEAGAADGRLCQNMIDECLAKGVILIGCGLKRNVVRLIPPLNVTDAELKEALGIFSDALIELTRRK; via the coding sequence ATGACTGAAGACGAAAGGCTGGTTCAAAGGGCATTTGCGGTCTTGGCGCCTCCGGCGCATCACTACTACCCGATCACCATCGCCCACGGCAAGGGGACCGAGGTGGTATCCAGGGATGGTCGGCGTTTCCTCGATTTCTCCTCCGGTCTGGCCGTGCTCAACCTGGGGCATAACCACCCGAAGGTGATGCAGGCGGTTCACGAGCAAGCGGACCGCTATCTCCATGCCGGCGGCATCTACTACAGCGAAGCCACCATCCTGGCGGCGGAGGAGCTCGTCTCGGTCACGCCCGACGGACTGGACATGCTCTTTTTCGGCAACTCCGGCGCCGAGGCGGTCGAAGGCGCCCTAAAGGCGGCGCGCTACACCAGCGGCCGCCAAGCCATCATCGCGTGCACCGGGGGCTTCCACGGCCGCACCATGGGCGCCCTCTCCCTCACCAGCAGTTCCTCTGCCTACCGCCGGCGCTACCATCCGCTGGTTCCCTCCGTCTACCACGTCAGCTATCCCGCCTGCTTCATCTGCTCCTGCGGGATGAACGCCGAAGCATGCGGGGGGAAATGCCTCGAGGAGCTCGACCGCCTCTTCCAACGCCAGATCCCACCCGAGGAGGTCGCTGCCATCGTCGTGGAGCCGTTTCTGGGGGAAGGTGGCTATTATCCGGCCCCGAAGACCTACCTGAAGGGGCTGCGCAAGATCTGCGACGAGTACGGCATCCTGCTCATCTTCGACGAGGTGCAGTCCGGGATCGGCCGGACCGGGAAGTGGTTTTGCTGCGAACATGCCGGCGTGAAGCCGGACATCCTGGTGACTGCCAAGGCGCTTGCCTCGGGTCTGCCTCTGGGGGCGGTGGTCGCTTCCCAAGCGCTCATGAAGAGATGGGACTCCCCCTCCCACGGCTCGACGTTCGGCGGGAACCCCGTCTCCTGCGCTGCCGCCTTGGCGACACTGCGGGTGATCAAGGAAGAGGGGCTTCTGGATCGCGCCTGTGTCGCCGGCGCCAGGATGGTTTCCTATCTGCAGGAAGTCGCCATGCACAACCCGAGCATCGGCGAGGTCAGGGGCATGGGATGCATGATCGGGGTGGAGTTCGTGGACGAGGCGGGCGCCGCCGACGGCAGGCTCTGTCAGAACATGATCGACGAGTGCCTGGCCAAGGGGGTGATCCTGATCGGCTGCGGTTTGAAGCGCAACGTGGTGCGGCTGATACCGCCTCTGAACGTGACCGACGCCGAACTTAAGGAGGCGCTGGGGATCTTTTCCGATGCGTTGATCGAGCTGACCAGGAGAAAGTAG
- a CDS encoding response regulator, producing the protein MKIPLGQLLVQSGIITVKTLDRALARQQGCGLRLGEVLLEMGVITAEELREALGQQAQALAEMKVLLVDDPAAMNCDVEGALKKEGYQVFIARDGVEGLKIAFSQKPDLILCDATSPRMDGYALMRAIKANPASAGTPMILLTSKASPEEEHRALKAGFHDFIAKPVMTIRVVSRVKRAFEIMDKYREPDTAPPA; encoded by the coding sequence ATGAAGATACCCTTGGGACAGTTGCTGGTTCAATCCGGCATCATAACGGTAAAGACACTGGATCGGGCCCTGGCGCGGCAGCAGGGATGCGGCCTGAGGCTTGGTGAAGTGCTCCTGGAAATGGGAGTTATTACCGCAGAGGAACTGCGTGAGGCGCTGGGGCAGCAGGCCCAGGCGTTGGCGGAGATGAAGGTCCTGCTGGTGGATGACCCGGCAGCCATGAACTGCGACGTGGAAGGAGCCCTCAAAAAGGAGGGGTACCAGGTTTTCATCGCTCGCGACGGGGTTGAGGGGCTGAAGATCGCTTTCTCGCAGAAGCCCGACCTGATCCTGTGCGACGCAACCTCCCCGAGGATGGACGGCTACGCGCTCATGCGCGCCATCAAGGCCAACCCCGCCAGTGCCGGAACGCCTATGATCCTACTCACCTCCAAGGCTTCCCCCGAGGAGGAGCACCGCGCGCTCAAGGCCGGGTTCCACGACTTCATCGCCAAACCGGTCATGACCATCCGCGTCGTTTCCCGCGTGAAGCGCGCCTTCGAGATCATGGACAAGTACCGCGAGCCCGACACGGCTCCCCCCGCCTGA
- a CDS encoding ammonium transporter yields the protein MNGMSTMTTLANSSDVLFLMLGAVMVFAMHAGFAFLEVGTVRRKNQVNAFVKILTDWSVSTVVYFLIGFPIAYGISFLKPVKELLGPNQGYDITHYFFLLCFAACIPAIISGGIAERAKFWPQVIAGAIFAGLTYPLFESLIWGQNCSSLQGLFKQFGGAEFHDYAGSVVVHSIGGWLALPAVLILGPRMGRYIKGKSHPIPISNIPFLALGSWILAVGWFGFNVMSAGHLDKISGIVAVNSLMAMVGGVLAALIAGKNDPGFVHNGALAGLIAVCAGSDIMHPLFAFVTGAIASVIFVYGFHIEQEKLKIDDVLGVWPLHGIIGSWGGIAAGIFGHEALGGLGGITFVSQLLGSLSAIVFALINGFIVYGVLAKTVGIRLSQEEEFAGADLSIHSIGAYPEDHIR from the coding sequence ATGAACGGGATGTCAACGATGACGACACTTGCCAACAGCAGCGATGTACTTTTCCTGATGCTCGGGGCAGTCATGGTATTCGCCATGCACGCCGGATTCGCCTTTCTCGAAGTGGGAACGGTGCGTCGGAAGAACCAGGTGAACGCCTTCGTGAAGATCCTGACCGACTGGTCCGTATCCACCGTGGTCTACTTCCTGATCGGCTTCCCCATCGCCTACGGCATCAGCTTCCTGAAGCCGGTGAAGGAGCTCCTGGGGCCGAACCAGGGCTACGACATCACCCACTACTTCTTCCTGCTCTGCTTCGCGGCCTGCATCCCGGCCATCATCTCCGGCGGCATCGCCGAGCGCGCCAAGTTCTGGCCGCAGGTAATCGCCGGCGCCATCTTCGCCGGCCTCACCTACCCTCTCTTCGAATCCCTGATCTGGGGGCAGAACTGCTCCTCGCTGCAGGGGCTCTTCAAGCAGTTCGGCGGGGCCGAGTTCCATGACTACGCCGGTTCCGTGGTGGTGCACTCCATCGGCGGCTGGCTGGCCCTTCCCGCGGTCCTGATCCTCGGGCCGCGCATGGGGCGCTACATCAAGGGCAAGTCGCACCCGATCCCGATCAGCAACATCCCCTTCCTGGCCTTGGGGTCCTGGATCCTGGCGGTAGGCTGGTTCGGCTTCAACGTCATGAGCGCCGGTCACCTGGACAAGATCTCCGGCATCGTCGCGGTCAACTCGCTGATGGCTATGGTGGGCGGGGTGCTGGCGGCCCTCATCGCCGGCAAGAACGACCCGGGCTTCGTCCACAACGGCGCGCTGGCCGGTCTCATCGCCGTCTGCGCCGGCTCCGACATCATGCACCCGCTCTTCGCCTTCGTCACCGGCGCCATCGCCTCGGTGATCTTCGTATACGGCTTCCACATCGAGCAGGAAAAACTGAAGATCGACGACGTTCTGGGCGTCTGGCCGCTGCATGGCATCATCGGCTCCTGGGGGGGCATCGCCGCCGGCATCTTCGGGCACGAGGCCCTGGGCGGGTTGGGGGGCATCACCTTCGTCTCGCAGCTTTTAGGTTCGCTCTCCGCCATCGTCTTTGCCCTGATCAACGGTTTCATCGTCTACGGCGTGCTCGCCAAGACGGTTGGCATCAGGCTGAGCCAGGAAGAAGAGTTCGCCGGTGCCGACCTCTCCATCCACAGCATCGGCGCCTACCCGGAAGACCACATCCGCTAG
- a CDS encoding acetoin utilization protein AcuC has protein sequence MLRKTALIACTDLSGYCYGEQHPFKVQRYRLARDLMDAYGLLDLPAMTQVRPRPVSEPQLLSAHSAEYLDRLREFSAAGEPRADFRYGLGDVENPVFPGVYDWACLGVSGTLEAARLVSEEGYAAAFNPLGGYHHAQAGRASGFSYLNDAVVAINHLLEQGKTVVYLDLDAHHGDGVQNAFYADDRVLTISMHESGVYFFPGTGFENETGEGAGRGYSVNLPLLAHTDDALFMKAFDEVAFPLIAAFDPDVLFTQLGADTFRTDPLTRLEVTTHAYSYIMRKLRALEIPWVAVGGGGYDQMNVARAWTIAWGIMNDRELAPRLPARFVELIAKLGYPHRMLLDAMHWAEEDDRNRALDAVEKSIAYVRDHIFPVLIGDYGIRNRT, from the coding sequence TTGCTGCGCAAGACCGCACTCATCGCCTGTACCGACCTGTCCGGGTACTGCTACGGCGAACAGCACCCGTTCAAGGTGCAGCGTTACCGGCTGGCGCGCGACCTGATGGACGCCTACGGCCTGCTTGACCTGCCCGCCATGACCCAGGTGCGTCCTCGCCCGGTGAGCGAACCGCAGCTGTTGAGCGCCCACTCTGCCGAGTACCTGGATCGGCTGCGGGAGTTCAGCGCGGCCGGCGAGCCCAGGGCCGACTTCCGCTACGGGCTGGGCGACGTGGAGAATCCCGTCTTCCCCGGCGTTTACGACTGGGCCTGTCTGGGGGTCTCCGGTACCCTGGAGGCGGCGCGGCTGGTATCCGAGGAAGGGTATGCCGCCGCCTTCAACCCCTTGGGCGGCTACCACCACGCCCAGGCGGGGCGGGCCTCGGGCTTCTCCTACCTAAACGATGCCGTGGTCGCCATCAACCACCTGCTTGAGCAGGGAAAGACGGTGGTCTACCTCGACCTGGACGCCCACCACGGCGACGGCGTGCAGAACGCCTTCTACGCCGACGACCGGGTGCTCACCATCTCCATGCACGAGAGCGGGGTCTACTTCTTCCCGGGGACCGGATTCGAGAACGAGACCGGGGAAGGGGCGGGGCGGGGTTACTCGGTGAACCTTCCCCTTTTGGCCCACACCGACGACGCTTTATTCATGAAGGCCTTCGATGAGGTGGCGTTCCCCCTGATCGCGGCCTTCGACCCGGACGTCCTCTTCACCCAGCTCGGCGCCGATACCTTCAGGACCGACCCCCTCACGCGTCTCGAGGTGACCACCCACGCCTACTCCTATATCATGAGGAAGTTGCGGGCCCTGGAGATCCCCTGGGTAGCGGTGGGGGGAGGGGGGTACGACCAGATGAACGTGGCGCGCGCCTGGACCATCGCCTGGGGCATCATGAACGACCGTGAGCTTGCGCCGCGGCTCCCCGCCCGGTTCGTGGAGCTGATCGCCAAGCTTGGCTACCCACACCGGATGCTCCTCGACGCCATGCACTGGGCGGAAGAGGACGACCGCAACCGGGCGCTCGACGCGGTGGAGAAAAGCATCGCCTACGTGCGCGACCACATCTTCCCGGTCCTGATCGGCGACTATGGCATACGAAACCGGACATGA
- a CDS encoding twin-arginine translocase TatA/TatE family subunit gives MFGFSPADWIFIAGVMVVIFFFVAISGMRKR, from the coding sequence ATGTTTGGATTCAGCCCGGCAGATTGGATCTTCATCGCCGGCGTAATGGTGGTAATCTTCTTCTTCGTCGCCATAAGCGGCATGCGCAAACGGTAA
- a CDS encoding CoA-binding protein — MQVPDIKEILTKYRTVAVVGLSPDAGKPSHEVAAYLKRAGYRIIPVNPAVDEVFGEKSYPSLAEIPEAVEIVDVFRRSEFVPEIVEQAIAKGAKVIWMQEGVVHEDAARRAREAGLEVVMDRCMLKEHVKWVKR, encoded by the coding sequence ATGCAAGTTCCCGACATCAAAGAGATTCTGACCAAGTATCGTACCGTCGCCGTGGTGGGGCTCTCCCCCGACGCCGGCAAGCCCAGTCACGAGGTCGCCGCCTATCTCAAGCGGGCCGGCTACCGCATCATCCCGGTGAACCCCGCCGTGGACGAGGTGTTCGGCGAGAAGAGCTACCCGAGCCTCGCCGAGATACCCGAAGCGGTGGAGATCGTCGACGTGTTCCGCCGTTCCGAGTTCGTGCCCGAGATCGTGGAGCAGGCGATCGCCAAGGGGGCCAAGGTGATCTGGATGCAGGAAGGGGTGGTCCACGAGGACGCCGCGCGGCGCGCCCGCGAGGCCGGGCTCGAGGTGGTGATGGACCGCTGCATGTTGAAGGAACACGTAAAGTGGGTGAAACGTTGA
- a CDS encoding ABC transporter ATP-binding protein, producing MFEKLKHGLPGSFFHSENGQQAVNLHDTRGVGIRIEQLNKSFGPNHVLKDVNLEIRAGETFCIIGPSGTGKSVLLKHIVKLETPDSGEIYIDDLPIFGEGAKPAAHDYRYSMVFQSSALFNSLTVGENVGLWLREKRVCKELQIREIIKQKLEMVGLVGKEELRTSELSGGMKKRVAIARSLAMNPDLILYDEPTAELDPVTTDELANTILKLKESTRNTTVIVTHDLNFALYISDRIAMMHGGSVVEIGTPREIKKSDNPIVRGFIYTTTKGIRGE from the coding sequence ATGTTCGAGAAGCTTAAACACGGCCTCCCCGGGTCTTTCTTTCACTCAGAGAACGGCCAGCAAGCCGTCAACCTGCACGACACCAGGGGCGTGGGGATCAGGATAGAGCAGTTGAACAAATCTTTCGGGCCCAACCACGTGCTCAAGGACGTGAACCTCGAGATCCGGGCCGGAGAGACCTTCTGCATCATCGGTCCGTCCGGCACCGGCAAGAGTGTGCTGCTCAAACACATCGTCAAGCTGGAGACCCCCGACAGCGGCGAGATCTATATCGACGACCTCCCCATCTTCGGAGAGGGCGCCAAACCCGCGGCGCACGACTACCGCTACAGCATGGTGTTCCAGTCCTCGGCCCTGTTCAACTCCCTCACCGTGGGTGAGAACGTGGGACTGTGGCTTCGGGAGAAGAGGGTCTGCAAGGAGCTGCAGATCCGCGAGATCATCAAGCAGAAGCTGGAGATGGTGGGACTCGTCGGCAAGGAGGAGCTGCGCACCTCCGAGCTTTCCGGCGGTATGAAAAAGCGCGTCGCCATCGCGCGGTCGCTGGCGATGAACCCCGACCTGATCCTGTACGACGAGCCGACCGCGGAGCTCGACCCGGTCACCACGGACGAACTGGCCAACACCATCCTGAAGCTCAAGGAGAGCACCAGGAACACGACGGTGATCGTGACCCACGACCTGAACTTCGCGCTGTACATCTCGGACCGGATCGCCATGATGCACGGCGGGTCGGTGGTCGAGATCGGCACGCCGCGCGAGATCAAGAAAAGCGACAATCCCATCGTGCGCGGTTTCATCTACACCACGACCAAGGGGATAAGGGGGGAATAG
- a CDS encoding DmsE family decaheme c-type cytochrome, with amino-acid sequence MAARLLRRGKFVILMALFPLISVSCADLKQSKPILPIRDYEKMIVGRLDAEYVGTNNCVSKCHAHDKITDDFSHSIHGEQIKPETGLPLVNCESCHGPGSLAIAHLSDDREENTRLKKKCDTSTFLDIMHLPPQAQSLICLKCHSAASIPVLSHWNASPHALHDVSCFDCHKLHQGPQQKVSRQAMSEMCFSCHPEVQAENSLFSHHPLREKKMFCVDCHEVHGSTQDRLLRGNTPKETCTRCHMEKQGPFAFEHGDVTENCMNCHTPHGSINNKLLNAAMPFLCLQCHTGHLATNTPGLKQLFVNRCTDCHSQVHGTDTPSPAITGRGTLRQ; translated from the coding sequence ATGGCAGCACGTCTTCTGCGCCGCGGCAAATTCGTGATCCTCATGGCGCTTTTTCCCCTTATTTCGGTCTCCTGCGCCGACCTCAAACAGAGCAAACCCATCCTTCCCATCCGCGACTATGAAAAGATGATCGTGGGCCGGCTCGATGCCGAGTACGTCGGCACCAACAACTGTGTCTCCAAGTGCCACGCCCACGACAAGATCACCGACGACTTCAGCCACAGCATCCACGGCGAGCAGATCAAGCCCGAGACCGGTCTGCCGCTGGTCAACTGCGAATCGTGCCACGGTCCCGGCAGCCTCGCCATCGCCCACCTGAGCGACGACCGCGAGGAGAACACCCGCCTCAAGAAGAAGTGCGACACCTCGACTTTCCTGGACATCATGCACCTGCCGCCCCAGGCCCAGTCCCTGATCTGCCTGAAGTGCCACTCCGCCGCCTCGATCCCCGTGCTCTCCCACTGGAACGCCAGTCCGCACGCGCTGCACGACGTGAGCTGTTTCGATTGCCACAAGTTGCACCAGGGACCGCAGCAGAAGGTGAGCCGGCAGGCGATGTCGGAGATGTGCTTCAGCTGCCACCCCGAGGTGCAGGCGGAGAATTCCCTGTTCTCTCACCATCCGCTGCGGGAGAAGAAGATGTTCTGCGTGGACTGCCACGAGGTGCACGGCTCGACGCAGGATCGTCTGCTCAGGGGGAACACCCCCAAGGAAACCTGCACCAGGTGCCACATGGAAAAGCAGGGGCCGTTCGCGTTCGAGCACGGTGACGTCACCGAGAACTGCATGAACTGCCACACGCCGCACGGGTCCATCAACAACAAACTCCTGAACGCCGCGATGCCGTTTTTGTGCCTGCAGTGCCACACCGGGCACTTGGCCACCAACACGCCGGGGCTGAAACAGCTTTTCGTCAACCGCTGCACGGACTGTCATTCCCAGGTGCACGGCACCGATACCCCCTCTCCGGCCATCACCGGCAGGGGCACGCTGCGCCAGTAA
- a CDS encoding ABC transporter substrate-binding protein: MIPAADSRAAGKLVAALLTCDLPRYREAHKAFVKALVQKGYDQSNVEVITQTPNPDLISWSNSVRKFNAIGADVIVAYGTSATLAAMREAQDIPVVFADVYGPVETGIAKSMNSTGHNSAGISSKVPLVTLIKTAMDLKQIKTLGIICANREEGALVQLKEARKIAAQSGVVLVETNVGSATALDAALATLFATRVDCVYVTECTAGSRSFEKIVHRCNELKIPVISQMPGAAHKGALISLEADPAEQGQIAAEYVARVLSGKKPVHLPVATPKRVDLIVNMKAARLLDLNVPFPVLTAATRVLK, from the coding sequence GTGATCCCCGCGGCGGACTCCCGTGCGGCCGGAAAGCTGGTCGCGGCGTTGCTGACCTGCGACCTGCCGCGCTACCGCGAGGCCCACAAGGCCTTCGTGAAGGCGCTGGTGCAGAAGGGATACGACCAGAGCAACGTCGAGGTCATCACCCAGACCCCCAACCCGGACCTCATCTCCTGGTCCAACAGTGTCAGGAAGTTCAATGCCATCGGCGCGGACGTCATCGTCGCCTACGGCACCTCCGCCACGCTGGCCGCCATGCGCGAAGCCCAGGACATCCCGGTGGTGTTTGCCGACGTGTACGGCCCGGTGGAAACCGGGATCGCCAAGAGCATGAATTCCACCGGGCATAACAGCGCCGGGATCAGTTCGAAGGTTCCGCTGGTAACGCTGATCAAGACCGCCATGGACCTAAAGCAGATCAAGACCCTCGGCATCATCTGCGCCAACCGGGAGGAAGGAGCCCTGGTGCAGCTCAAGGAGGCCCGCAAGATCGCGGCCCAGTCCGGGGTGGTGCTGGTGGAAACCAATGTGGGTTCTGCGACCGCACTGGACGCGGCCTTGGCCACCCTCTTCGCCACCAGGGTCGACTGCGTCTACGTCACCGAATGCACAGCGGGAAGCCGCTCCTTCGAGAAGATCGTCCATCGCTGCAATGAATTGAAGATCCCGGTTATATCGCAGATGCCCGGTGCTGCCCACAAGGGGGCCCTGATCTCCCTGGAGGCGGACCCCGCCGAGCAAGGGCAGATCGCCGCGGAGTACGTGGCGCGTGTCCTGAGCGGGAAGAAACCGGTGCACCTGCCGGTGGCCACCCCCAAGCGGGTGGATCTCATCGTGAATATGAAAGCGGCCCGGCTGCTTGACCTGAATGTCCCCTTCCCGGTGCTCACCGCTGCGACCCGGGTGCTTAAGTAG
- a CDS encoding response regulator transcription factor, with translation MGKILIVDDDAAFVGALRDKIHALYPLLDVITCTEPLLALTILRQGKVDLLLVDLEMPTLDGSKIFNYALSVGIDKNRIVILSGRDSDYLHEQFPMGTCLAVLNKYEAKQKAVLDMIFSSMQRKAAGS, from the coding sequence ATGGGAAAAATTCTGATCGTTGATGACGACGCCGCTTTCGTGGGCGCACTGAGGGACAAGATCCATGCGCTCTACCCGCTGTTGGACGTGATAACCTGCACCGAACCGCTGCTGGCCCTGACCATACTGAGGCAGGGGAAGGTCGACTTGTTGCTGGTGGACCTGGAGATGCCTACCCTTGACGGCTCCAAGATTTTCAACTATGCCCTTTCGGTCGGGATCGACAAGAACCGGATCGTGATCCTTTCCGGGCGGGACTCGGACTATCTGCACGAGCAGTTCCCCATGGGGACCTGTCTTGCGGTGTTGAACAAGTACGAAGCGAAGCAGAAGGCGGTGCTCGACATGATCTTCAGCTCGATGCAGAGAAAGGCCGCGGGGAGTTAA